The window CAGGTGACAGTAAACTCCGTATTTGCCCCCGAAGGCGTCGAAGCGGCCAAGAGAAGTGAAGGTGTTGATGCTGGGTGTCCAGTGAGTGTATCTATATCTGTATAAAAGGGTAAAAATGGAAAGAGATCGTGTATAAGCCATCTTCTATTCTTCgctagaaaattcaaattgcgCTGGTTGAGCCTTTTTgttccacccaaaaaaattttgatgtggcttaacattttctttttcaagaaaTTTCGCCTCTTATGTCTCGATGCTGATGAAGATCGCTAATCGATGCATGCCGACATGCCGACACGGCTTGGAGTTTACCAAAACTAGACAAGATCCGATTGCTTGAGACTCAGACTCTGTTGAATATGTTCTCGGATCCGTCTTAGAGGAGATCAAGATGTGTCCGATTTCTCCATGAAACTGCTTGCGCGAGGAAGGCCCATATCATCTCCAAGTTCATTGTTCGGCTGAAATGGCGTCGTTCGTTGGGTCGTTAGATGCTCCGACAGACAGCAGCATGCGCCGCTCAGCTTTGAGATCACTGGATGCACGAAAGCTGCAAACCTCTGCGGTCGGACCTCGCCACTTGTCGCGCCGGAGGGGGAGTCCGCATGTGGTTCGCCGTTCGCGCGTGCTATGGCTCGCCGACGACCCGGCAGCACGTGGCGCCAGCTTAACCTGATCGGGCAGTTCAACTCCGCAGGGTCATGGGCCCGCCACGTGTCCACTTGCATGGGCATGGGCCGATCCGAGACTCGTAGTGGTGAAGCCTTAGCAGATTTTTCCGGAACGTGGGCTGCTCTCGACGGTTGACGAAGGACAAAACATTGAGTATGATTTGACGAAATTACCcctcatatgtttttttttaaaaaaaataaatttctacCATGATCTCAGATCTGAATGATCAATGGCGATGACTTTCAATCAATCGAGATTCAAACTAAATCGGTCTACTAAGGATAAATCTCTTTCcaattgtgatttttttttccattcacaagattttGATATTGTTTAAGAACAAGAGGGTCGAATCAAtcaatgtttttatttttttctcgtATTTATCTTATTTCGGTGAATGTTCTAACGTTAATGTTGTAATCCTAGACCGGAACGCCAGATGatagtaaaaatttaaaaagcaGAACAAAAGAGAATGCAGCTTAATAATTGGGCTAGTGTGTCAACAAGAAACTATGTGGGCTAATTCCAAAGTGATTCAATTACGCACATCGAAAATACTTTAGGACAAGTGCCGGTCACGACCAAATACGGATCACTGGATCAAGCATATTGTTAAGCaagatattttcaaaaataggAGTTTTGCCCTCAAGAAAAATTCGAAATCTTTCCATCAAGTAAGCAATCGAATGAAACGCGATTAAACTCATATTAggcaaatgaaaaattttcgATTATATAGGATATTCGCAATCtctctatttaaaaaaaagaaacagagagagattCCTGATCTAAAAGAAGATAGAGGAAAGGAAAACAATAGGAACATACGAAGTCCCACTAATGACAACTAATTTTGAGATATTTTAATCTAAGGTCAAAGGACAATATCATTGCTTGCCGTGAGCgcattatttaaaattagataatatttGCATATTATCTTAATAATAATTGGATGTGTATGCTAGTATGGGCAAAATCTTTATCGAAATAATTAAACTGTACTGTGCGTATGAATTTTTGTTTTCCTCGAGAACGCGATGATTAATTAGAGATCTCTTATGATAGAGTTAGCATTCGATTTCTAAAATTAGAAAGAATTCAAGGCTGTTTGGGTTCATATATgttatgaaatataaatattttaaaaaatgttgaATCTCATAATCACTTAtgtatcgaaaaaaaaaatattggatTTATACTCAAGTTTGTTGCGATCTAGAAATGCTATGTAACTTAGCATTTCATAAACCATCATATATGCGTTTTAACTCAATTAGTTCCGACCACGTTTGGGTTCGAGATCCGAACTGATGCATCTATGCCCCCTGCATAATGATACGATAGTAATATAAGAACAGATCAATGTTGTTATCTTTCCTAATCTAATCACAATCTCTGGAAAGCGGAAAGCCTCCAGATCAACGGGGAGGACAAGACCGTAATTTCAACAAGTTACAGTTCCCGTCGCCCTCTATCTCCTCGCCCCGAATAATGGCACAGTATCTCTTCCAACGGAGTTGCCTctgcttcttctccttcaCTCACATTCGCATCTCTTCCTCCCTTCGAACATTTCCTCTTCGCACATCCTCGTAGTCCCCGAAGACAGTTTCCCCTGCAGGCGCTTCTGTTGGCATTCCACAGGAATAGATCCTTTCTGCACATTATGCATTTCTAGCTCTGACGTCCGATGGAGCCGATTGCCCTGCTGCCGGAGAGCTTCAGGAAGAGGAGAGTGGGGTCCCCTTTCTGCTTGGGAGCAGCAGCTTCCCTCATCTTCCTAGGTGTCTTCCTCCTCAGCGCCTCCTTAAAGCCCCCAAAGGTCTCTCCTTTGCTCCAGATTCCCTCTGTCGGTGGGTGGCCTTTCCCATTTTCAACCTCTCccgcttcttcttcttcaccctCTTACTCGAGTGTGGAAATTCCTCAAGATGGGATTTTGAACCAGACCCAGGAGCAGAATGTGTCTGTCGTTGCGAAGGTGGAAGAGAATGGCCAACACTTGGAAGCCAAGCGTGAAGAGGTTGTCTCCGAGAAGAAGGCCCCATTGCAGGACCCTGCTGAGTTCTCAAGCAATGGGAGTAAAATCTTTAGTCTTCCCAGTAAATCCCATGAAGGAAATGATTCTCGGGGGGAAAATATGCAAAGCAAAGTTAGTTTCAGTGTGAGGGACAATGGAAATGGCTCTCTGGGTGACTCTTCAATTATTAGGGATAACTCCTCAGCTCGGTTCGGAGGCGGCGAAGAGAGGCCTAGTCAGCTGGAGCATAACTCGGACGAGTATCGAAACCTCGATGGATGTGATATATTTGATGGGAGGTGGGCGAGGGATGACTCGAAGCCTTACTACCCAGCAGGGTCTTGCCCATACATTGATAGGGATTTCAATTGCCACCTCAATGGTAGGCCTGACGCCGAATTCGTCAAGTGGAGGTGGAAGCCTAATAAGTGCGACATCCCAAGGTAAAGATCCAAACTTGTTGCCTTTCTGGGAATCTTATGCTATTAAATGGTATCAAAATCCAATTGGGAATTGTTAACTATAGAAATGAGTGAGTCTGAGAGCTTTGGACCAATCACTTATAATGGAATACTACTTTTCGGGCTATTGTAGTTGTAGAGAGGATTCTGGCCCTTTCAATGTCCACCGCATAATTATCTGAGGACGAATATATGCTTATAATGTTTTTTGCActttattttatcaattcaatCAAGTTTTTGTTTGGCATCATATGGTTAGATTGCCGTACTAGAGGCATGTATAAGCAACGTGATTGAGTGCTGATGTATTTATAATGAGAATGGCAGTTAAGTTCCGTAGTCCAAGTCTAGTCAGTGATTAAATAATGAGTATTCTAGGAAAATTTGAATGGAGTGGACTACTCTGGTCAAACTTTGTATTCCAAGTctgctcagtgattggaggataCGTATTTTGTTTTCTGGATTAATGTAAGCCAGTAGATGTGAAGGTTGGGAACTTACTTTTTTCTCAGCTTGAACTCGACTGATTTTCTCGAGAGACTACGAGGAAAAAAGCTTGTTTTTGTGGGCGACTCGTTAAACAGAAACATGTGGGAGTCTCTTGTTTGCATCCTCCGTCACAGTATCAGAAGCAAGAAGAGAGTCTTCGAGATATCAGGCAGGAAAGAGTTCAAGAAGAAAGGTTTCTATGCCTTCAGGTTTGAGGCAAGGTTTCAGAACTTTCGATctcttttattatgaaaagTTTTCACTGCGGCGGAATCTCTCTCATTATCATGATGCTTATCTTTTCGTTTATAGGATTACAATTGTTCCGTGGACTTTGTTAGTGCTCCATTTATCGTTAGAGAATCATCTTTCAAAGGCATCAACGGGTCAATTGAGACATTGAGGTTGGATTTGATGGACCGCACAACCTCCATGTATCGCGATGCTGATATCATAGTCTTCAACACGGGTCATTGGTGGACCCACGAGAAAACTTCTCGAGGGTGAGTGCTTCCGTGATGTGTATTATTCCCGTGGCAAGAATTGTTCTTATTCACTTTGGCAGAATGTCAATATTATCAGTTCAACGACTAAAAGTTCtcattcttttatttgagGTAGAGAGGACTATTACCAGGAAGGAAACCATGTACACCCAAGACTCAAGGTCTTGGAGGCGTACAAGAGGGCTCTTAATACATGGGCGAAATGGGTCGACAATAACATTAACAGCAATCGAACCAAAGTTTTCTTCAGAGGATATTCTGTCACTCATTTCAGGTAAATAAACCTTTTTCTCCTACTTCGCTTAGTTGCATACTATGTAGTCATGTTTCATTAGAAAATTGATTACCACTTGAGTAATGCTGTAGATGTCATTTGGTACCATCCGCTGTATTTTGAAAATCCACAGGCAGAAGAGGAACACTCTCTGGAGAACACGAATGAGTCACTTATGACATTTAGATTTAGCAACTAAGATTATCAAATTCTAATTATGAATTGAATTTCGATGCATTATTAACGGAGTGAAGTTAATTAGCTATTCTTTCCCATGCAAACTCAGTGAATCATCTTATGATAGAAATGCAATTTCTCTGTTGCAGAAAAGGGCAATGGAACTCGGGAGGGCAGTGCCACAAAGAATCCGAGCCTATTTTCGAGGAAAAATACTTGAAAAAGTACCCTTCGAAGATGAAAGTTTTGGAGCACGTCCTTCACGGGATGAAAACTCCGGTGACTTACTTAAACATAAGTAGACTTACTGCCTACAGAAAGGATGCACACCCTTCTATATACAGAATGTTATATAAGACGGATGAGGAGCGAGTTGCTGCTGAGAGGGCTCAAGATTGCAGCCACTGGTGCTTGCCAGGAGTACCCGACACTTGGAACGAATTGCTTTATGCTTCTCTCTTGCAGTCTTGTAAGGTGTCATGAAACAAAAGCT of the Punica granatum isolate Tunisia-2019 chromosome 6, ASM765513v2, whole genome shotgun sequence genome contains:
- the LOC116210443 gene encoding protein trichome birefringence-like 2, which codes for MEPIALLPESFRKRRVGSPFCLGAAASLIFLGVFLLSASLKPPKVSPLLQIPSVGGWPFPFSTSPASSSSPSYSSVEIPQDGILNQTQEQNVSVVAKVEENGQHLEAKREEVVSEKKAPLQDPAEFSSNGSKIFSLPSKSHEGNDSRGENMQSKVSFSVRDNGNGSLGDSSIIRDNSSARFGGGEERPSQLEHNSDEYRNLDGCDIFDGRWARDDSKPYYPAGSCPYIDRDFNCHLNGRPDAEFVKWRWKPNKCDIPSLNSTDFLERLRGKKLVFVGDSLNRNMWESLVCILRHSIRSKKRVFEISGRKEFKKKGFYAFRFEDYNCSVDFVSAPFIVRESSFKGINGSIETLRLDLMDRTTSMYRDADIIVFNTGHWWTHEKTSRGEDYYQEGNHVHPRLKVLEAYKRALNTWAKWVDNNINSNRTKVFFRGYSVTHFRKGQWNSGGQCHKESEPIFEEKYLKKYPSKMKVLEHVLHGMKTPVTYLNISRLTAYRKDAHPSIYRMLYKTDEERVAAERAQDCSHWCLPGVPDTWNELLYASLLQSCKVS